Proteins encoded together in one Capricornis sumatraensis isolate serow.1 chromosome 3, serow.2, whole genome shotgun sequence window:
- the ICOS gene encoding inducible T-cell costimulator, with amino-acid sequence MKSDLWYFFLFCTQVEILAGEFNDSAASEMFIFHNGGVQILCKYPDTVRQFKMQLLKGDNVLCDLTKIKGSEDTVSTKNLNVCKFQLSNNSVSFFLYNLDSSYASYYICKLSIFDPPPFQVDILSREYLNIYESQLCCQLKFWLPIGCAAFVIVCVFGCVLMFWLTKKKYPTSVHDPNSEYMFMAAVNTAKKPAPTDVTRNLELPGTQA; translated from the exons gaGAATTCAATGATTCTGCTGCATCTGAGATGTTCATATTTCACAATGGAGGTGTACAAATTTTATGCAAATACCCTGATACTGTTCGACAATTTAAAATGCAGTTGCTGAAAGGGGATAATGTACTCTGTGATCTCACTAAGATTAAGGGAAGTGAAGACACGGTATCCACCAAGAATCTGAATGTCTGTAAATTTCAATTATCCAATAATAGtgtctctttttttctatataatttgGACAGTTCTTATGCCAGCTATTACATCTGCAAATTGTCAATTTTTGATCCTCCTCCTTTTCAAGTAGATATTCTAAGCAgagaatatttgaatatttatg AATCACAGCTTTGTTGCCAGCTGAAGTTCTGGTTACCCATAGGATGTGCAGCTTTTGTTATAGTCTGCGTTTTTGGATGTGTCCTTATGTTTTGGCTTACAAAAAAG AAGTATCCCACCAGCGTGCACGACCCTAACAGTGAATACATGTTCATGGCAGCAGTGAACACTGCTAAAAAGCCGGCACCCACAG ATGTGACCCGTAATTTGGAACTCCCTGGCACCCAGGCATGA